In the Arachis ipaensis cultivar K30076 chromosome B10, Araip1.1, whole genome shotgun sequence genome, one interval contains:
- the LOC107622320 gene encoding pentatricopeptide repeat-containing protein At1g53600, mitochondrial, with protein MLTRNLNKPITKLKPSLSHSNHTHFAKCANGSNFLIYCNNQIAEHGRNGDVEAAEGVFRRMPRKTTVSWTAMLTAYAQNGQIANARKVFDEMPQRNTASYNAMVSAYIRNGCDVCNAYKIFSLLRERNLVSYSAMIMGFVKAGMIHRAEQLYCDTPVEFRDPACSNLLINGYFKMGQTKEALRIFEGMVERDVVSWSSVIDGLCRDGKVASARRLFDRMPERNVVSWSAMIDGYMERGFFEEGFRLFLDMRREGLVGVNSTTMTIVLKGCGGCGRMWEGMQTHALVSHMGFEFDSFLSNSFITMYCSFGLMDAASKIFCTMSKRDVVSWNSMISGYIHGDEVDAAYRLFERMPEKDLISWTAMISGFSKSGRIGEAKAMFGMLPEKDTFVWTAAISGFVTNKVYWEALYWYARMNREGCKPNPLTISSVLAASAAMVALNQGLQIHACVLKTSLEYDLSVQNSLISFYSKCGNVMDAYRIFLDVAEPNVICYNSIINGFAQNGFGEEALDVYKNMQNKGLEPNGVTMLAALSACTHAGLIEQGWNLFNAMKSRYGIEPEIDHYACMVDLLGRAGLLDKAINLIGSMPLKPHSGVWGAILAASRTYLRLDLAELAVQHMIELDPENATPYVVLSDLYSAAGRKTEGDLIRKTKNLKGIRKNPGCSWITLKDEVHLFLAGAQRSDNEEINATILTMAKEMLL; from the coding sequence ATGCTAACCAGAAACCTGAACAAACCAATCACCAAATTGAAGCCATCACTCTCACATTCCAATCACACTCACTTTGCAAAATGTGCCAATGGCAGCAACTTCTTGATTTACTGCAACAACCAAATCGCCGAACATGGACGAAACGGCGACGTCGAAGCCGCGGAAGGAGTTTTCCGAAGAATGCCCCGGAAGACCACGGTCTCATGGACAGCCATGCTCACTGCCTATGCCCAAAACGGTCAAATTGCAAATGCCCGCAAGGTGTTCGACGAAATGCCCCAAAGAAACACTGCTTCTTATAACGCCATGGTCTCTGCTTATATTCGCAACGGTTGTGATGTTTGCAATGCTTACAAGATTTTTTCCCTTTTGAGGGAACGCAATTTGGTTTCATATTCTGCCATGATCATGGGGTTTGTTAAGGCTGGAATGATACACAGGGCTGAACAGTTGTACTGTGACACCCCGGTTGAGTTCCGGGACCCGGCGTGCTCGAATTTGCTGATCAATGGGTACTTCAAGATGGGCCAAACGAAGGAGGCGTTGCGCATTTTTGAAGGCATGGTTGAGAGGGATGTTGTTTCTTGGAGTTCTGTTATTGATGGCTTGTGCCGGGACGGGAAGGTTGCCAGTGCTCGGAGATTGTTCGACAGAATGCCAGAGAGGAATGTGGTTTCTTGGAGCGCCATGATTGATGGGTACATGGAGAGAGGTTTCTTTGAAGAAGGGTTTAGATTGTTCTTGGATATGAGGAGGGAAGGCCTGGTTGGAGTTAATTCCACAACAATGACTATTGTGCTTAAAGGTTGTGGAGGTTGTGGAAGGATGTGGGAGGGAATGCAGACACATGCATTGGTTTCGCATATGGGATTTGAATTTGATAGCTTTTTGAGTAATTCTTTTATTACAATGTATTGTTCATTCGGTTTGATGGATGCAGCGAGCAAAATATTCTGTACCATGAGTAAAAGGGATGTGGTTAGCTGGAACTCTATGATTTCTGGATACATTCATGGAGATGAAGTAGATGCAGCTTACAGGCTTTTTGAGAGGATGCCAGAGAAAGACTTGATTTCTTGGACAGCCATGATCTCTGGATTCTCTAAGAGTGGAAGAATTGGAGAGGCCAAGGCGATGTTTGGTATGTTGCCAGAGAAAGACACTTTTGTTTGGACTGCTGCTATATCTGGGTTTGTGACTAATAAGGTATATTGGGAAGCTTTGTATTGGTATGCTCGGATGAATCGTGAAGGATGTAAGCCGAATCCTCTAACTATTAGCAGTGTTCTAGCAGCTTCGGCTGCCATGGTAGCTTTGAACCAAGGGCTCCAGATTCATGCCTGTGTTCTAAAGACGAGCTTGGAATATGATCTGTCTGTACAAAATTCTCTGATATCATTTTACTCTAAGTGTGGAAATGTTATGGATGCTTACAGGATCTTCTTAGATGTTGCTGAACCAAATGTCATCTGTTATAACTCAATCATCAATGGGTTTGCACAAAATGGTTTTGGTGAAGAAGCTCTCGATGTATATAAGAACATGCAGAATAAAGGCCTTGAACCCAATGGTGTTACGATGCTTGCTGCTCTATCGGCCTGCACTCATGCAGGGCTAATTGAACAGGGATGGAATTTATTTAATGCAATGAAATCTCGATATGGAATTGAGCCAGAAATTGATCATTATGCATGCATGGTTGATCTCCTTGGTCGTGCTGGCTTGCTAGACAAAGCAATAAATTTAATAGGTTCAATGCCATTGAAGCCGCATTCTGGGGTTTGGGGAGCTATTCTTGCTGCGAGCAGGACCTACCTGCGTCTTGACCTTGCCGAGCTTGCTGTTCAGCATATGATCGAACTGGATCCTGAAAATGCGACTCCTTATGTGGTATTATCTGACTTGTATTCTGCTGCTGGGAGAAAGACTGAGGGTGACTTAATAAGAAAGACTAAGAATTTAAAAGGAATTAGAAAAAATCCTGGTTGTAGTTGGATTACCCTGAAAGATGAGGTTCATCTGTTTCTTGCCGGAGCTCAACGTAGCGATAATGAAGAGATAAATGCCACTATATTGACTATGGCCAAGGAGATGCTGTTGTAA
- the LOC107624299 gene encoding vestitone reductase (The sequence of the model RefSeq protein was modified relative to this genomic sequence to represent the inferred CDS: added 33 bases not found in genome assembly), with the protein MEEGKGRVCVTGGTGFLGSWIIKRLLQDGYSVNTTIRSDPKRKRDISFLTNLPGASQKLKIFNADLSNPESFTEAIEGCFGVFHTATPIDLLVTEPEELVTKRTIDGALGILKACSDSKTVRRVVYTSSGAAVSRIGREEGEVEAVDESSWSNVEYLRNMKPYGWSYGVAKTLTEKAVLQFGEENGLEVVTLIPPFVVGSFICPKLPDSVEKALLLLLGKKDEIGVTRMHMAHVDDVARAHIFLLEHPNPKGRYNCSPFIVSIQQISQLLSAKYPQFQIPTLDEVREIKGVKQPELISKKLTDAGFVFKYSLEEMFEDAIECCKEKGFL; encoded by the exons atggaagagggaAAGGGTAGAGTGTGTGTAACTGGAGGCACAGGTTTTCTTGGTTCATGGATCATCAAAAGGCTCCTTCAAGATGGTTACTCTGTTAACACCACCATCAGATCTGATCCCA AGAGAAAAAGGGACATTAGCTTCCTCACAAATCTGCCTGGTGCATCCCAAAAATTGAAAATATTCAATGCTGACCTCAGCAATCCAGAGAGTTTCACTGAAGCAATTGAGGGGTGTTTTGGGGTTTTCCACACAGCTACACCAATTGACCTTTTAGTAACTGAACCGGAAGAGTTAGTTACAAAAAGGACAATTGATGGAGCACTGGGAATCCTGAAAGCATGCTCTGATTCAAAGACAGTTAGAAGAGTAGTTTACACGT AAGAGGGCGAAGTGGAGGCAGTGGATGAGAGTAGTTGGAGCAATGTGGAATATCTTAGAAATATGAAACCATATGGTTGGTCTTATGGAGTTGCGAAGACATTAACAGAGAAGGCAGTGCTTCAATTTGGTGAAGAGAATGGTTTGGAAGTCGTCACTCTAATTCCTCCTTTTGTTGTTGGATCTTTCATTTGTCCTAAGCTTCCTGATTCTGTTGAGAAAGCATTGCTTTTGCTATTAG GGAAGAAGGATGAAATTGGTGTTACACGTATGCATATGGCACATGTTGATGACGTGGCAAGAGCTCATATATTCCTGCTTGAGCATCCTAATCCAAAAGGCAGATATAATTGTTCTCCATTCATTGTATCTATTCAACAAATTTCTCAACTTCTTTCTGCCAAGTATCCACAATTTCAAATACCAACTTTAGA TGAGGTGAGAGAAATTAAAGGAGTGAAGCAACCAGAATTGATCTCAAAGAAGCTCACAGATGCTGGATTTGTGTTCAAGTATAGCTTGGAGGAAATGTTTGAAGATGCAATTGAATGCTGCAAGGAGAAGGGTTTTCTTTGA